The Thermodesulfobacteriota bacterium genome segment AAGCTTCATACAAGGGCGGAATAGATTTTTTTAAAAACATTTCCACAAACTGTACTAACGTTGCGATAACCATGATAAACACAATGGTCTGTGTAAAAATAAGCCCGGATGGTTCAAGGATGTACTTTTGTATCGGCCAGGTAATTGCCGTTGCCATCACGGAAACAAATACCACAGCAGTTCCCATACCTATGGACAGGTCAACCGATTTTGAAGTGCCTAAAAAAGGACAATTTCCCAGGTATTGGGCCAAAACAATATTATTTATAAAAATAGCTGCGATAATAAGTGTAAAATAATCTGTCATGACTAAAACCTTTTGCTCTGCCATGTATTAATAAAATTCATGGCTGCAAGACATACTGCTAAGCATATAAACGCTCCGGGGGCCTCCACCATAA includes the following:
- a CDS encoding RnfABCDGE type electron transport complex subunit A, with the protein product MTDYFTLIIAAIFINNIVLAQYLGNCPFLGTSKSVDLSIGMGTAVVFVSVMATAITWPIQKYILEPSGLIFTQTIVFIMVIATLVQFVEMFLKKSIPPLYEALGIFLPLITTNCAVLGIAIICQRKEFSFLKSMVFALASGVGFMLALVILSLIRERLEITRIPNAFKGTPIALVIAGLMSLVFFAFVGMV